The following proteins come from a genomic window of Cronobacter muytjensii ATCC 51329:
- the hydN gene encoding electron transport protein HydN: MNRFIIADSSKCIGCRTCEVACVVSHQENQDCAALTPQTFLPRIHVVKGVNVSTATMCRQCEDAPCASVCPNGAISRDDDFVHVHQERCIGCKTCVVACPYGAMEVVVRPVVRNSGAGLNVLAEKAEANKCDLCHHRAEGPACIDACPTNAIVCIDRNRLEALSAERRRRAALDGLSSLAF; this comes from the coding sequence ATGAACCGCTTCATCATTGCTGATTCAAGTAAATGTATTGGATGCCGCACCTGCGAGGTGGCGTGCGTGGTGTCGCATCAGGAAAACCAGGACTGCGCCGCGCTCACGCCGCAAACCTTTCTGCCCCGCATTCATGTTGTGAAAGGCGTGAATGTCTCCACCGCGACCATGTGCCGCCAGTGTGAAGACGCGCCGTGCGCGAGCGTCTGCCCAAACGGCGCTATCAGCCGCGACGACGATTTCGTCCATGTCCATCAGGAGCGCTGCATCGGCTGCAAAACCTGCGTGGTCGCGTGCCCTTACGGCGCGATGGAAGTCGTCGTGCGCCCCGTGGTGCGCAACAGCGGCGCCGGGCTTAACGTGCTGGCCGAAAAAGCCGAAGCCAATAAATGCGATCTCTGCCATCACCGCGCAGAAGGCCCGGCCTGCATCGACGCGTGTCCGACCAACGCCATTGTCTGCATCGATCGCAACCGTCTGGAAGCGCTCAGCGCCGAGCGTCGCCGCCGCGCCGCGCTCGATGGCCTCTCATCCCTGGCTTTTTAA
- the glgS gene encoding cell surface composition regulator GlgS, producing MNRQDIYSFKNFDFLASSFARMNGEGRRIDIDAITGNMSEAQSAWFRERYHYYRKQGLQQIISTASSETELCA from the coding sequence ATGAACAGACAAGACATTTATTCGTTCAAAAACTTCGATTTTCTGGCGAGCAGTTTTGCCCGTATGAACGGAGAAGGACGCCGTATCGATATCGACGCCATCACCGGCAATATGAGCGAGGCGCAATCCGCCTGGTTTCGTGAGCGCTATCATTACTACCGTAAGCAAGGGCTGCAACAGATTATCAGCACAGCCAGCAGTGAAACGGAGCTGTGCGCGTAA
- the hypF gene encoding carbamoyltransferase HypF — translation MNGTILRIQGRVQGVGFRPFVWQLAQQLTLAGDVCNDGAGVEVRLTRGEGAFIAALWQHCPPLARIDSVSAAPFRWPALPQTFSIRESGGGAMRTQITPDAATCPQCLRELNNPADSRWRYPFINCTHCGPRFTIIHAMPYDRPNTAMAGFPLCARCAAQYRDPADRRFHAQPVACPECGPQLSWISGDQHAEKEAALQAAIAALKAGQIVAIKGLGGFHLACDAQNPQAVARLRARKQRPAKPLAVMLPVETRLADNVRARLATPAAPIVLVDNARLPPLCDLIAPGLNETGVMLPANPLQHLLMQGVDRPLVMTSGNRSGEPPALTNAQALAQLGEIADGFLLHNRDILQRMDDSVMRPGGEMLRRARGFVPDALPLPPGGAPVPATLCLGADLKNTFCLARGGEAVLSQHLGTLSDTKTEAQWRQALALFCEIYDFHPQQVVVDAHPGYRTTALGEAMGLPVLRVLHHHAHIAACLAEHRWPRDGGPVIALALDGIGMGEQGALWGGECLLVDYRRCERLGGLPAVALPGGDLAARQPWRNWLAQWQAFVPDWQTRPEAAGLLDKPWQPLVRAVERGINAPRASSTGRLFDAVAAMLGVAPDRQSYEGEAACRLEALARRHGPVAHSVTLSLKAGEFDMAAFWASLLACDAPPAARAWAFHDALACGLAALARLHGHARGIGTIACGGGVLHNRLLRERLAFYLHDFRLLLPRSLPAGDGAVAFGQAAVAAATFSSLTGMLSC, via the coding sequence CTGAACGGTACGATTTTACGCATCCAGGGCCGGGTGCAGGGGGTAGGATTTCGCCCCTTCGTCTGGCAACTGGCGCAGCAGTTAACGCTCGCGGGCGACGTCTGTAACGACGGCGCAGGCGTGGAAGTGCGCCTTACGCGCGGCGAAGGGGCGTTTATCGCCGCGCTCTGGCAGCACTGTCCACCGCTTGCGCGGATAGACAGCGTCAGCGCCGCGCCGTTTCGCTGGCCCGCGCTGCCGCAGACGTTTTCCATTCGGGAAAGCGGCGGCGGGGCGATGCGCACACAAATTACCCCGGACGCCGCGACCTGTCCGCAATGCCTGCGCGAACTCAACAATCCGGCGGACAGTCGCTGGCGCTATCCGTTTATCAACTGCACCCACTGCGGCCCGCGCTTCACCATTATTCACGCGATGCCCTATGACCGGCCCAATACGGCGATGGCGGGCTTTCCGCTCTGCGCGCGCTGTGCCGCGCAATACCGCGACCCGGCCGACCGACGTTTTCACGCGCAGCCCGTGGCATGCCCGGAATGCGGCCCGCAGCTTAGCTGGATAAGCGGCGATCAACACGCCGAAAAAGAGGCCGCCCTCCAGGCCGCGATTGCCGCGCTAAAGGCCGGGCAGATAGTGGCCATTAAAGGCCTTGGCGGGTTTCATCTCGCCTGCGACGCGCAAAACCCGCAGGCGGTGGCGCGCCTGCGCGCGCGCAAACAGCGTCCTGCCAAACCGCTGGCGGTCATGCTGCCGGTAGAGACCCGTCTTGCGGATAACGTCCGCGCGCGGCTTGCGACGCCCGCCGCGCCGATTGTGCTGGTGGATAATGCCCGTCTGCCGCCGCTGTGCGATCTTATCGCGCCGGGGCTTAACGAAACGGGCGTCATGCTGCCCGCGAACCCGCTGCAACACCTGCTGATGCAGGGCGTCGACCGCCCGCTGGTGATGACCTCCGGCAACCGCAGCGGCGAGCCGCCTGCGCTCACCAACGCGCAGGCGCTCGCGCAGCTCGGAGAAATCGCCGACGGCTTTTTGCTGCATAACCGCGATATTTTGCAGCGCATGGATGATTCCGTGATGCGTCCTGGCGGCGAGATGCTGCGCCGGGCGCGGGGTTTCGTGCCGGATGCCCTCCCGCTGCCGCCGGGCGGTGCGCCGGTGCCCGCCACGCTCTGTCTGGGGGCCGACCTGAAAAACACCTTTTGCCTGGCGCGGGGCGGCGAAGCGGTGTTGAGCCAGCATCTGGGCACTCTCAGCGACACGAAAACCGAAGCGCAATGGCGTCAGGCGCTGGCGCTGTTTTGCGAGATTTATGACTTTCACCCGCAGCAGGTCGTGGTGGACGCGCATCCTGGTTACCGCACGACCGCGCTCGGCGAGGCGATGGGGCTGCCGGTGCTTCGTGTGCTGCATCATCACGCGCATATCGCCGCGTGTCTGGCGGAGCACCGCTGGCCGCGCGACGGCGGGCCGGTGATTGCGCTGGCGCTCGACGGCATCGGCATGGGCGAGCAGGGGGCGTTGTGGGGCGGCGAATGCCTGCTGGTGGATTACCGTCGCTGCGAGCGGCTCGGCGGGCTGCCAGCCGTGGCGCTGCCAGGCGGCGACCTGGCGGCGCGACAGCCGTGGCGTAACTGGCTGGCGCAGTGGCAGGCGTTCGTGCCCGACTGGCAGACGCGTCCTGAGGCCGCAGGGCTTCTCGATAAGCCCTGGCAGCCGCTCGTGCGCGCAGTAGAGCGGGGCATCAATGCGCCGCGGGCGTCTTCCACCGGCCGTCTTTTCGACGCGGTCGCCGCCATGCTCGGCGTGGCGCCGGACAGACAAAGCTACGAAGGCGAGGCGGCCTGCCGTCTTGAAGCGCTGGCGCGCCGTCATGGCCCGGTCGCTCATTCTGTGACGTTGTCACTTAAGGCGGGCGAATTTGATATGGCCGCCTTCTGGGCGAGCCTGCTGGCGTGTGATGCCCCGCCCGCGGCGCGCGCCTGGGCTTTTCACGACGCGCTCGCCTGCGGGCTGGCGGCGCTGGCGCGCCTGCACGGCCACGCGCGCGGCATCGGCACCATCGCCTGCGGCGGCGGGGTGCTGCATAACCGGCTGCTGCGCGAACGGCTGGCGTTTTACCTTCACGATTTCCGGCTGCTGCTGCCGCGGTCGTTGCCCGCAGGCGATGGCGCGGTGGCGTTCGGCCAGGCGGCAGTCGCCGCCGCGACGTTTTCATCACTTACAGGAATGTTGTCATGCTGA
- the fdhF gene encoding formate dehydrogenase subunit alpha, whose amino-acid sequence MKKITSVCPYCGAGCKLKLVVDNNKIIRAEAAEGVTNQNQLCLKGYYGWDFLNDTQLLTPRLTQPMIRYEKGGALKAVSWEEAIRYTAERLSAIKEQYGPRAIMTTGSSRGTGNETNYVMQKFARAVINTNNVDCCARVCHGPSVAGLQQTLGNGAMSNSIGDIEHSRCLLVFGYNCADSHPIVARRVLKAKENGAKIIVCDPRKIETARIADQHLQLNNGCNMALVNAFGYVLLEEGLYDKEYVARYTEGLEAYRETVKNYAPEAVEHLTGVSAQQIRQAMRTFAAAPSATIMWGMGVTQFGQAVDVVKGLSSLALLTGNLGREHVGVGPVRGQNNVQGACDMGVLPNQFPGYQDVEDAAVREKFARAWGIDPAVMDDKIGVRITEVPHLALEGKVKAYYIMGEDPLQTEADLGLVRQGFGALDFVVVQDIFMTKTAEVADVLLPATSWGEHGGVFTCADRGFQRFEAAVAPKYNVKRDWEIISLIATAMGYPMHYDNNQQIWDEMRELCPLFYGVTYQKMGDMGHVQWPCPTLDHPGTPYLYAGNRFDTPSGKGQLFAAPWRAPAEQPDADYPLVLCTVREVGHYSCRSMTGNCAALQTLADEPGRVQMHPQDAARLNVRDGQLVWVNSRRGRVISRADVNERINPGAVYMTYQWWIGACNELTQDNLDPVSKTPETKYCAVNVEAIADQRDAETYVQTTYTRMKTRLRDAAMV is encoded by the coding sequence ATGAAAAAAATCACCAGCGTCTGTCCGTACTGCGGTGCGGGCTGCAAACTCAAGCTCGTCGTGGATAACAACAAAATCATTCGCGCCGAGGCGGCCGAAGGCGTCACCAACCAGAACCAGCTCTGCCTGAAAGGCTACTACGGCTGGGATTTCCTCAATGATACCCAGCTTCTGACGCCGCGCCTCACCCAGCCGATGATCCGCTACGAAAAAGGCGGCGCGTTGAAGGCCGTCTCCTGGGAAGAGGCCATTCGCTACACCGCAGAGCGTCTGTCGGCCATCAAAGAGCAGTATGGCCCACGCGCCATCATGACCACCGGCTCCTCGCGCGGCACGGGCAACGAAACCAACTATGTAATGCAGAAATTCGCCCGCGCGGTCATCAACACCAATAACGTTGACTGCTGCGCCCGCGTCTGCCACGGGCCGTCGGTCGCAGGCCTTCAGCAGACGCTCGGCAACGGCGCGATGAGCAACTCCATCGGCGATATCGAACACTCCAGATGCCTGCTGGTTTTCGGTTATAACTGCGCCGATTCGCACCCGATCGTGGCGCGCCGCGTACTAAAAGCCAAAGAAAACGGCGCGAAAATTATCGTCTGCGACCCGCGTAAAATCGAGACCGCGCGTATCGCCGATCAGCATCTGCAACTCAACAACGGTTGCAACATGGCGCTGGTGAACGCCTTCGGCTATGTGCTGCTGGAAGAGGGGCTGTATGACAAAGAGTACGTGGCGCGCTATACCGAGGGGCTGGAGGCCTACCGCGAGACCGTGAAAAATTACGCGCCGGAAGCGGTCGAGCACCTGACCGGCGTCAGCGCGCAGCAAATTCGCCAGGCGATGCGCACATTTGCCGCCGCGCCGTCCGCCACCATTATGTGGGGCATGGGCGTCACGCAGTTCGGCCAGGCGGTGGACGTGGTGAAAGGGCTTTCAAGCCTTGCGCTGCTCACCGGCAATCTGGGGCGCGAGCATGTGGGCGTCGGCCCGGTACGTGGGCAGAATAACGTGCAGGGCGCGTGCGACATGGGCGTGCTGCCGAATCAGTTCCCCGGTTATCAGGATGTCGAAGATGCGGCGGTGCGCGAAAAATTCGCCCGCGCCTGGGGCATCGACCCGGCGGTGATGGACGACAAAATCGGCGTGCGCATCACCGAGGTGCCGCACCTGGCGCTTGAGGGCAAAGTCAAAGCCTATTACATCATGGGGGAGGATCCGCTCCAGACCGAAGCCGACCTGGGCCTGGTGCGTCAGGGTTTCGGGGCGCTTGATTTCGTGGTGGTGCAGGACATCTTTATGACCAAAACCGCCGAAGTGGCGGACGTGCTGCTGCCCGCCACTTCCTGGGGTGAGCACGGCGGCGTTTTCACCTGCGCCGACCGCGGCTTCCAGCGTTTTGAAGCGGCGGTAGCGCCGAAATATAACGTCAAACGCGACTGGGAAATCATCAGCCTTATCGCCACCGCCATGGGCTACCCGATGCATTACGACAACAACCAGCAGATCTGGGACGAAATGCGCGAGCTCTGCCCGCTGTTCTACGGCGTGACGTATCAGAAAATGGGCGACATGGGCCATGTGCAGTGGCCGTGTCCGACGCTCGATCACCCGGGCACCCCGTACCTCTACGCCGGCAATCGTTTCGACACGCCGAGCGGCAAAGGCCAGCTCTTTGCCGCGCCCTGGCGCGCGCCGGCGGAACAGCCGGACGCCGATTATCCGCTGGTGCTCTGCACCGTGCGCGAAGTGGGGCACTACTCCTGCCGCTCGATGACCGGCAACTGCGCGGCGTTGCAGACGCTCGCCGACGAGCCGGGCCGGGTGCAGATGCACCCGCAGGACGCTGCGCGGCTTAACGTGCGCGACGGCCAGCTGGTGTGGGTTAACTCTCGCCGTGGCCGCGTCATCAGCCGTGCCGATGTTAACGAGCGCATCAATCCCGGCGCGGTTTACATGACCTACCAGTGGTGGATAGGCGCCTGTAACGAACTCACCCAGGACAATCTCGACCCGGTCTCCAAAACCCCGGAAACCAAATATTGTGCGGTGAATGTAGAGGCGATTGCCGATCAGCGCGACGCCGAAACCTATGTCCAGACCACCTATACCCGCATGAAGACGCGCCTGCGCGACGCCGCGATGGTATAG
- a CDS encoding HoxN/HupN/NixA family nickel/cobalt transporter translates to MLTQLLRLPPRARALVAALGLANLAAWFWAFYAFHKSPALMAACLLAWGYGLRHAVDADHIAAIDTVTRKMMQQGKRPFGVGAWFSLGHSSIVVLASVAIAATAAAIKDDMAWFHEVGGVIGTTVSAVFLLAMALVNLVILRGIWQSFNRLKRGEPVTENADAFTAGGPMSWLFRATFRLVGKSWHMYLVGFLFGLGFDTATEIGVLGISAAGASNGMSVWSILVFPALFTSGMALIDTLDNMVMVGAYGWAFSKPQRKLYYNMTITGTSVVVALVIGGLEALGLLMDKLGLAGGIWDLVAGVNDNLGNAGFIVVGLFIACWGLSLLNYRRKGYDALPAR, encoded by the coding sequence ATGCTGACTCAATTGCTTCGTCTTCCCCCGCGCGCGCGGGCTCTGGTGGCCGCGCTTGGCCTCGCTAACCTGGCCGCCTGGTTCTGGGCGTTTTACGCTTTCCACAAGAGCCCCGCGCTGATGGCCGCGTGCCTGCTCGCCTGGGGCTACGGGCTGCGACACGCGGTCGACGCCGACCATATCGCCGCTATCGACACCGTCACGCGCAAAATGATGCAGCAGGGCAAGCGCCCGTTCGGCGTCGGCGCGTGGTTTTCGCTCGGCCATTCCAGCATCGTGGTGCTGGCGTCCGTCGCCATTGCCGCCACGGCGGCGGCGATCAAAGACGATATGGCCTGGTTTCACGAAGTGGGGGGTGTTATCGGCACTACCGTGTCGGCGGTGTTCCTGCTGGCGATGGCGCTGGTGAATCTGGTTATCCTGCGCGGCATCTGGCAGAGCTTCAACAGGCTCAAACGCGGCGAGCCGGTCACTGAGAATGCCGACGCGTTCACCGCTGGCGGCCCGATGAGCTGGCTGTTTCGCGCGACGTTCCGGCTGGTGGGCAAGAGCTGGCATATGTACCTGGTCGGCTTTCTCTTTGGGCTTGGGTTTGATACCGCAACAGAAATTGGCGTGCTGGGGATCTCGGCGGCGGGTGCGTCAAACGGCATGTCGGTCTGGTCGATTCTGGTGTTCCCGGCGCTCTTCACCAGCGGAATGGCGCTTATCGACACGCTCGATAACATGGTGATGGTCGGCGCTTACGGCTGGGCCTTCAGTAAGCCGCAGCGTAAGCTCTACTACAACATGACCATTACCGGCACGTCGGTGGTGGTGGCGCTGGTAATAGGCGGGCTGGAAGCGCTGGGGCTGCTGATGGATAAACTGGGCCTCGCCGGCGGCATCTGGGATCTGGTCGCCGGGGTAAACGATAATCTTGGCAACGCCGGGTTTATCGTGGTTGGCCTGTTTATCGCCTGCTGGGGGCTTTCGCTTTTAAACTATCGCCGCAAAGGCTACGACGCGCTGCCCGCGCGTTAA
- the hycI gene encoding hydrogenase maturation peptidase HycI has protein sequence MTDVLLCVGNSMMGDDGAGPLLAEKFRAAPQGGWVLVDGGSAPENDIGAIRERRPQRLLLVDATEMGLSPGEIRIIDPDDISEMFMMTTHNMPLSYLVDQLRDDVGEVIFLGIQPDIVGFYYPMTDAVKSAVDTVYGRLADWEGNGGFAALAVEEGV, from the coding sequence GTGTGTCGGCAACAGCATGATGGGCGATGACGGCGCGGGGCCGCTGCTCGCCGAGAAATTTCGCGCCGCGCCGCAGGGTGGGTGGGTGCTGGTGGATGGCGGCAGCGCGCCGGAGAACGACATCGGCGCTATCCGCGAACGGCGCCCGCAGCGGCTGTTGCTGGTGGATGCGACCGAGATGGGGCTCAGCCCTGGCGAAATTCGCATTATCGACCCGGACGATATTTCTGAGATGTTTATGATGACGACCCACAATATGCCGCTCAGTTATCTGGTGGATCAGCTGCGCGACGACGTGGGCGAGGTGATTTTCCTCGGCATCCAGCCTGATATCGTGGGGTTTTATTACCCGATGACCGACGCGGTGAAAAGTGCGGTCGATACCGTTTATGGCCGTCTGGCCGACTGGGAAGGCAACGGCGGGTTCGCGGCGCTGGCGGTGGAAGAGGGCGTCTAG